In Aspergillus fumigatus Af293 chromosome 4, whole genome shotgun sequence, one genomic interval encodes:
- a CDS encoding putative integral membrane protein, translating to MALHSRSRAIFTVSMVFLCLSFIAVALRCFVRLRLVKAFGWDDGLMVLAMLLNIWFSICILAGSVAGFGKRFSQFDSLEDTQTALLWWWLAQIAYVCTVATARISIAMLLLRLTVRRRQSAVLYMVIGLTSTVGLAFLLILTLQCSPVRDFWQQTDRSHCIDAKYVVDIAYLYSATACLCDFTLGLFPVYLVKDLHMSWRTKWAIRGILSMGCLAGAAVVVRFPYLRNYNHPDFLYATAGIAITSNIEAGLGIMAGGLITLRPLMRWLRDVSQKVSSAAKGVASSSNRTQTSSSVEQKHPSPIQGLPDIEAPDIEAAMSSHPSLTEEPRLAAGAI from the exons ATGGCATTGCACAGTCGCAGTAGGGCGATATTCACCGTGTCCATGGTATTCCTGTGTCTATCGTTTATTGCCGTTGCTCTGCGGTGCTTCGTCCGGCTGAGACTGGTGAAGGCTTTTGGATGGGATGATGGCCTGATGGTGTTAGCAATG CTACTCAACATCTGGTTCTCAATATGCATACTGGCTGGCTCGGTTGCCGGGTTCGGGAAACGATTTAGCCAGTTCGACTCCTTAGAAGATACCCAAACGGCTCTGCTG TGGTGGTGGCTTGCCCAGATCGCCTATGTTTGCACCGTGGCAACTGCACGAATCTCCATCGCAATGCTCCTTCTCCGTCTTACCGTCCGCCGGCGCCAATCAGCCGTCCTGTATATGGTCATCGGGCTAACATCCACTGTCGGCCTTGCCTTCTTGCTTATTCTGACATTGCAGTGCTCTCCGGTTCGAGATTTCTGGCAACAAACGGACCGAAGCCACTGTATTGACGCCAAGTATGTAGTGGACATTGCATACTTGTATAGCGCGACTGCATGTCTTTGCGACTTCACCCTTGGACTCTTCCCTGTATATCTTGTGAAAGACCTGCATATGAGCTGGAGGACCAAATGGGCGATCAGAGGCATTCTCAGCATGGGATGCTT AGCCGGTGCTGCCGTCGTAGTCCGTTTCCCCTATCTCCGGAACTATAACCATCCAGACTTCCTCT ATGCCACCGCCGGTATCGCTATCACGTCCAACATCGAGGCCGGTCTTGGCATCATGGCTGGAGGTCTCATCACGCTCCGTCCACTCATGCGCTGGCTCCGAGACGTCAGTCAAAAGGTGTCGAGCGCAGCAAAAGGAGTAGCATCTAGTAGTAATCGAACGCaaacctcctcctccgttgAACAAAAGCACCCCTCACCAATTCAGGGGCTGCCTGATATTGAAGCGCCTGATATTGAAGCAGCAATGTCGTCCCACCCATCGCTGACCGAGGAACCTCGGCTTGCAGCTGGGGCGATATAG
- a CDS encoding putative polyhydroxybutyrate depolymerase: protein MRGVWRYMPVYYYKCMLIPLLTFTKISIISKPQESRISLIICRTMPTVATFLGLAISGAAMASGAALGAYNVDPNSISVSGLSSGGFMSAQLGVAYSDTFKVGFGVFAGGPYDCARGQSYTTCMYNQNPSITTPVANMKSWSGNKINPVSNLQSRKIYMWTGTADTTVGPNVMSQLKTQLANFASAANVSYITTSGAAHTFPTDFDAAGDNSCSSSVSPYISNCQCDGAGAVLQWMYGPLNARNPGTLSGSIVSFSQTGEYGASGMDTTGYLYVPRACQPGSSTVCKLHVALHGCKQSYSMIGSKFVSNTGYNMWADTNDIIILYPQAVADNTMHTIWTGMPLPNPNGCWDWVGWYGANADQVGGVQMAAIVNQVARVVSGYGAGSSSSTTAATPTTTTGSITTTTTTTATVTTTAVAPLYGQCGGIGWTGPTACATGVCTAYSPYYAQCLLIV from the exons ATGCGGGGTGTTTGGAGATATATGCCTGTCTATT ACTATAAATGCATGCTCATTCCTCTGTTGACCTTTACGAAGATATCGATTATTTCTAAACCTCAAGAATCAAGGATTtccctcatcatctgcagaaCAATGCCAACCGTTGCCACGTTCCTAGGGCTGGCCATCTCCGGGGCAGCGATGGCATCAGGCGCAGCGCTGGGTGCATACAACGTTGACCCAAACTCAATTTCCGTCTCTGGGCTCTCCAGCGGAGGCTTCATGTCAGCACAGCTTGGAGTTGCATACTCGGACACATTCAAGGTCGGGTTTGGGGTCTTTGCCGGGGGACCGTATGATTGCGCACGCGGTCAATCG TACACTACTTGCATGTACAACCAAAACCCATCCATCACGACCCCCGTCGCCAACATGAAGAGCTGGAGCGGCAACAAAATCAACCCGGTCAGCAACCTCCAATCCCGCAAGATCTACATGTGGACGGGAACCGCCGACACCACCGTCGGCCCAAACGTGATGAGCCAGTTGAAGACGCAGCTGGCGAACTTTGCCTCCGCGGCAAACGTCTCGTACATCACGACCAGCGGCGCGGCGCACACCTTTCCCACTGACTTTGATGCGGCAGGCGACAACTCGTGCAGCTCGTCTGTCTCTCCCTACATCAGCAACTGCCAGTGCGACGGCGCAGGGGCGGTTCTACAGTGGATGTATGGGCCGTTGAATGCCAGAAACCCGGGCACCCTGTCGGGATCGATTGTGTCCTTTAGCCAGACGGGCGAGTACGGCGCCAGTGGGATGGATACCACTGGATATCTGTATGTTCCCCGGGCATGCCAGCCAGGGTCTTCGACCGTCTGCAAACTCCATGTGGCCTTGCATGGCTGCAAGCAGAGCTACAGCATGATTGGAAGCAAATTCGTGTCGAATACCGGGTACAATATGTGGGCGGATACCAACGACATTATCATTCTCTACCCGCAAGCTGTTGCGGATAACACGATGCACACCATCTGGACTGGGATGCCGCTGCCCAATCCGAATGGTTGCTGGGATTGGGTTGGTTGGTATGGCGCAAATGCTGATCAGGTCGGAG GCGTGCAAATGGCTGCGATTGTGAACCAAGTTGCCCGGGTTGTCAGCGGCTACGGGGCCGGCAGCAGTTCTTCAACGACTGCTGCGACCCCGACGACCACCACTGGCTCtataacaacaacaacaactacTACTGCTACAGTAACGACGACCGCTGTTGCCCCGTTGTATGGACAGTGCGGTGGAATCGGGTGGACGGGGCCGACGGCTTGTGCCACCGGTGTTTGCACGGCCTATAGCCCTTACTATGCACAATGTCTCTTGATAGTGTAG
- a CDS encoding phosphoglycerate mutase, producing the protein MKLYLIRHAETVDNVAHRLAGVKDSPLTNHGALQIIRLGRYFASQNIKFSHIFSSDLSRAIRTAEGLSSHQPELSPVLLPSLRERDFGSFEGQKWHSTWESSIVPKQPESEASMRQRANTFLTDYLVPLLLAGDEAGDEAGDEAVVAVVSHGLLLRSLWRALLAYFHPSDVCIVGDADVNAFNPFWANTGYLELLVRPRLSPLVGVPEMPVLGGYSLQVLGVNSRAHLADLRRTKGGVGSATFDQRQKRIDHFFGQKNR; encoded by the exons ATGAAACTCTACCTCATCCGCCACGCGGAAACGGTCGATAATGTCGCTCATCGATT AGCCGGAGTCAAAGACTCGCCCCTGACAAATCACGGCGCCCTCCAGATCATCCGTCTGGGGAGATATTTCGCCTCCCAAAACATCAAATTCAGCCATATCTTCTCGTCAGATCTCTCCAGAGCAATTCGCACGGCCGAAGGGCTCAGCTCGCATCAGCCGGAATTAAGCCCGGTATTGCTGCCATCCCTCCGTGAACGCGACTTTGGCTCCTTTGAGGGGCAAAAGTGGCATTCCACCTGGGAATCGAGCATCGTTCCCAAGCAGCCTGAATCTGAGGCTTCTATGCGTCAGCGTGCAAATACATTTCTTACCGACTACTTAGTCCCCTTGCTTCTCGCTGGCGACGAGGCGGGGGATGAGGCGGGGGATGAGGCTGTAGTTGCCGTTGTCTCTCACGGGCTACTCCTACGAAGTCTGTGGCGCGCTCTACTCGCGTATTTCCATCCGAGCGATGTTTGCATTGTGGGAGACGCGGATGTCAACGCGTTTAATCCGTTCTGGGCGAATACAGGGTACTTGGAGCTCTTGGTTCGTCCGAGATTGAGCCCTTTAGTAGGAGTTCCGGAAATGCCGGTTCTGGGTGGGTATTCGCTGCAGGTACTTGGAGTAAACAGTCGAGCACATCTGGCAGATCTTCGGCGTACGAAGGGGGGGGTCGGGAGTGCTACTTTTGATCAGCGGCAGAAACGGATTGATCATTTCTTTGGTCAGAAGAATCGATAG